From a single Phoenix dactylifera cultivar Barhee BC4 unplaced genomic scaffold, palm_55x_up_171113_PBpolish2nd_filt_p 000119F, whole genome shotgun sequence genomic region:
- the LOC103705622 gene encoding uncharacterized protein LOC103705622 encodes MDESWRISIGTVIPRRRSTEQDRRSRWGGAGGTDALDADDFRDVFGGPPRSVLLRRFSGELTAGEARPAASFYEEIFRPAGRSLPLARGGRRLPGFRIPSARASGLVKMDEGFYDDIFGSDGGRERRSRSRSKSSSRSKSSSVLSSEELSPPLRPSITEDAMLSSFASKLRPITIPSRRHDSSPPSTISGGDQNSHKTLNIACPPKSYFMEFKDNSHSNHDSSDSLRHRSHIGLCCFSPPETISLEPSFRRGLKKPGADDIDSPSSVISSVFLDPMSTKTEREIEKVVVEVDGEGEAAENSFVIEIDNHGIGETEGAAAVNEAIAWAKEKFWNQRSKGVDTIDKQLNSEVTKEGIEGKERPVAKEA; translated from the exons ATGGACGAATCATGGCGGATATCCATCGGAACGGTGATCCCGAGGAGGCGGTCCACGGAGCAGGACCGCCGGAGCCGGTGGGGTGGCGCCGGCGGGACGGATGCCCTGGACGCCGACGACTTCCGCGACGTGTTCGGTGGGCCGCCACGGAGCGTCCTCCTCCGGCGCTTCTCTGGCGAGCTCACGGCCGGCGAGGCCCGGCCGGCGGCGTCGTTCTATGAGGAGATCTTCCGGCCGGCGGGGCGCAGCCTCCCGCTGGCGAGGGGTGGGCGGAGGCTGCCAGGGTTCAGGATCCCGTCGGCGAGGGCAAGCGGGCTGGTGAAGATGGATGAGGGCTTCTACGATGACATATTTGGGTCGGACGGCGGCCGGGAACGGAGGTCGAGGTCGAGATCGAAGTCGAGTTCGAGGTCGAAGTCGTCGTCGGTTCTCAGCTCAGAGGAGCTGAGCCCGCCGCTCCGGCCTTCGATCACCGAGGATGCCATGCTCTCCTCCTTCGCCTCTAAGCTCAG ACCAATCACTATTCCATCCCGACGTCATGACTCTTCACCACCTTCAACAATATCTGGGGGAGATCAGAACAGCCACAAGACCCTCAACATTGCATGCCCTCCCAAATCCTATTTCATGGAGTTCAAAGACAACAGCCATAGCAATCATGACTCCAGTGATTCACTTCGACATCGGTCGCATATCGGGCTCTGCTGCTTCTCACCCCCTGAGACCATTAGCCTTGAACCCAGCTTCCGACGAGGCCTTAAGAAGCCTGGAGCTGACGACATcgactccccttcttcagttaTATCTTCTGTCTTTCTGGATCCAATGTCAACCAAAACAGAAAGAGAGATAGAAAAGGTAGTTGTCGAAGTTGATGGAGAGGGGGAAGCAGCAGAGAATTCATTTGTCATAGAGATTGATAACCATGGCATTGGAGAGACGGAGGGAGCGGCTGCGGTGAATGAAGCGATCGCATGGGCAAAAGAGAAATTCTGGAATCAGAGATCCAAAGGAGTTGACACTATTGACAAGCAACTAAACTCAGAAGTCACGAAAGAAGGAATAGAAGGCAAAGAGAGACCAGTTGCTAAAGAAGCTTAA